A region of Gracilinanus agilis isolate LMUSP501 chromosome 3, AgileGrace, whole genome shotgun sequence DNA encodes the following proteins:
- the NRROS gene encoding transforming growth factor beta activator LRRC33: MELLSLWLSLIFILLVVEWRSRTVMAGAEYQGVCKLVGQVVDCQRRHLVSVPSDLPSHSVELVLDANPIKTLEHHSLLHYSHLENLSLNNCKLECIDRNTFQGSSSLHTLTLSNNFLSINYTESGAALRSLPILRKLDLSGNLLTEDMVAEMLLNLSSLESLSLARNVIMRLDDSAFQSLERLQELDLQKNYIFEIESGTFDRLKWLRRLNLAFNHLPCIVNFDLTQLQMLNISYNILEWFIADSGNAAFELEILDLSHNQLLFFPFLPQENRLHTLLLMDNQMGFYRDLYNASSPQEMVVQFLLIDSNVTNVTTVNLWEDFALSDLSTLHFLDLSQNQFRYLPDGFLRNMTSLSHLNLNQNCLQTFHIQKDSPPNSLSDLNLSQNQLTELWVAPRLTGFLRNLRYFNLSSNQLREIPPGLFTNTSNITTIDLSHNQITLCPHSEKVSQLACVDFRNITSLRSLSLENCGLAALEDGTFRGTSLTHLDLSSNQDILLRGITPLQDITHTLQVLSLRDIGLDSSGRELDFFGFGNLKYLDVSINFLTSFPRLWGSLELHTLDLRRNRLTAPPQWASSEQLKKSLRVLYLSQNPYDCCWPESWEPLYNLKTLHIVDWRNVTCNFSSKTFHVVELSEDLYQDCKLRRVDLGLLYLVLILPTCLTLLVACVVIFLTFKKPLLQVVKSRCHWSSIY; encoded by the exons ATGGAGTTACTGTCCCTTTGGCTTTCCCTGATTTTCATTTTACTGGTTGTAGAGTGGAGGAGCAGAACTGTAATGGCTGGAGCAGAATACCAAGGGGTTTGTAAACTG GTGGGCCAAGTTGTTGACTGCCAAAGAAGACATCTGGTTTCAGTACCCAGTGACCTCCCATCCCATTCAGTGGAACTTGTCCTGGATGCCAATCCCATCAAGACCTTGGAGCACCATTCCCTCCTACACTATTCCCACTTGGAGAACCTGAGTCTAAATAATTGTAAACTGGAGTGCATTGACCGAAATACGTTCcaggggagcagctccctccacACTTTAACACTGAGCAATAATTTTCTGTCCATCAACTACACAGAGTCTGGAGCTGCTCTCCGATCTCTCCCAATCCTGAGGAAGCTGGATCTGTCAGGCAACTTACTGACTGAGGACATGGTAGCTGAGATGCTTCTCAATCTCTCTTCCCTGGAGTCCCTGTCTCTGGCAAGGAATGTCATCATGAGGCTTGATGACTCTGCCTTTCAGAGCCTGGAGAGATTGCAGGAGTTGGATTTGCAAAAGAACTACATCTTTGAGATTGAAAGTGGTACCTTCGACCGCCTAAAGTGGCTGCGGAGGCTCAATCTGGCCTTTAATCATCTCCCTTGCATTGTGAACTTTGACCTTACTCAGCTTCAGATGCTGAACATCAGCTATAATATCCTTGAGTGGTTCATAGCGGACAGTGGAAATGCTGCCTTTGAGCTGGAGATATTGGACCTCTCCCACAATCAGCtgctgttttttccctttcttcctcaagAAAACAGGCTTCACACCCTGTTGCTAATGGACAACCAGATGGGCTTTTACAGGGACCTCTACAATGCCTCGTCCCCACAGGAGATGGTGGTCCAGTTCCTCCTCATCGATAGCAATGTGACCAATGTCACCACTGTCAACCTCTGGGAGGATTTTGCCCTGAGTGACCTCTCTACCCTTCATTTCCTGGACCTTAGTCAGAACCAGTTCAGGTACCTGCCAGATGGATTCCTAAGGAACATGACTTCCCTCTCCCACTTAAACCTTAATCAGAACTGTCTACAGACATTCCACATCCAAAAGGACAGTCCCCCGAATTCCCTTTCTGATCTTAACCTCAGCCAAAACCAGCTCACAGAACTTTGGGTGGCTCCGAGGCTAACCGGCTTCCTAAGGAACCTCAGATACTTTAACCTTAGTTCCAATCAGCTCCGTGAGATCCCTCCTGGCCTCTTCACCAACACCAGTAACATCACTACAATTGATTTGAGTCACAATCAGATCACCCTTTGCCCTCATTCAGAAAAGGTTAGCCAACTGGCCTGTGTTGATTTCCGAAATATTACATCTTTGAGAAGCCTCTCTCTTGAAAACTGCGGACTGGCAGCCTTAGAAGATGGCACTTTCAGAGGGACATCACTCACTCACTTAGACCTGTCTAGTAATCAAGACATCCTATTGCGGGGCATTACTCCTCTCCAGGACATTACCCACACTTTACAGGTCCTGTCTCTCAGGGACATTGGCCTTGATTCCAGTGGCAGGGAGTTGGATTTCTTTGGGTTTGGGAATCTGAAATACTTAGATGTGTCAATAAACTTCTTGACTAGCTTTCCCCGTCTCTGGGGCAGCCTTGAACTACATACCCTAGATCTTCGGAGAAACCGTCTCACAGCCCCTCCTCAGTGGGCCAGCTCTGAGCAACTCAAAAAGAGCCTTCGTGTTCTCTACCTCAGCCAGAATCCATATGATTGCTGCTGGCCGGAGAGCTGGGAACCCCTCTACAACTTGAAGACCCTGCACATTGTAGACTGGAGAAATGTCACCTGTAACTTTTCTTCCAAGACATTTCATGTGGTAGAACTGTCGGAGGACCTATACCAGGACTGCAAGTTGAGAAGAGTAGACCTAGGTCTGCTCTACTTGGTACTCATTCTCCCTACCTGCCTCACTCTACTTGTTGCCTGTGTTGTGATCTTCCTGACCTTTAAGAAGCCCCTGCTGCAAGTTGTAAAGAGCCGTTGCCATTGGTCCTCCATTTACTGA